acagacacaggggacacagacagacagacacagggggacacagacagacagacacagggggacacagacagacagacacagggggacacagacagacagacacagggggacacagacagacagacacagggggaacacagacagacagacacaggggaacacagacagacagacacaggggaacacagacagacagacacaggggaacacaggacagacagacacaggggaacacagacagacagacacaggggaacacagacagacagacacaggggaacacggacagacagacacaggggaacacaggacagacagacacaggggaacacagacagacacaggggaacacagacagacacaggggaacacagacagacagacacaggggaacacagacagacagacacaggggaacacagacagacagacacaggggaacacagacagacacaggggacacagacagacagacacagggggaacacagacagacagacacaggggaacacagacagacagacacagggaacacagacagacagacacaggggaacacaggacagacagacacaggggaacacagacagacagacacaggggaacacagacagacagacacaggggaacacagacagacagacacaggggaacacagacagacagacacaggggaacacagacagacagacacaggggaacacagacagacagacacaggggaacacagacagacagacacaggggaacacagacagacagacacagggggaacacagacagacagacacagggggacacagacagacagacacaggggaacacagacagacagacacaggggacacagacagacagacacagggggacacagacagacagacacaggggaacacagacagacagacacaggggaacacagacagacagacacaggggaacacagacagacagacacaggggaacacaggcagacagacacaggggaacacagacagacagacacaggggaacacagacagacagacacaggggaacacagacagacagacacaggggaacacagacagacagacacaggggaacacagacagacagacacaggggaacacagacagacagacacaggggaacacagacagacagacacaggggaacacagacagacagacacaggggaacacagacagacagacacaggggaacacagacagacagacacaggggaacacagacagacagacacaggggacacagacagacagacacaggggaacacagacagacagacacaggggaacacagacagacagacacaggggaacacagacagacagacacaggggaacacagacagacagacacaggggacacagacagacagacacaggggacacagacagacagacacagggggacacagacagacagacacagggggacacagacagacagacacagggggacacagacagacagacacagggggacacagacagacagacacagggggaacacagacagacagacacaggggaacacagacagacagacacaggggaacacagacagacagacacaggggaacacagacagacagacacaggggaacacagacagacagacacagggggaacacagacagacagacacaggggacacagacagacagacacagggggacacagacagacagacacagggggacacagacagacagacacagggggacacagacagacagacacagggggacacagacagacagacacagggggaacacagacagacagacacaggggacacagacagacagacacagggggacacagacagacagacacagggggaacacagacagacagacacagggggaacacagacagacagacacaggggaacacagacagacagacacaggggaacacagacagacagacacaggggaacacagacagacagacacaggggaacacagacagacagacacaggggaacacagacagacagacacagggggaacacagacagacagacacagggggacacagacagacagacacagggggacacagacagacagacacaggggacacagacagacagacacagggggacacagacagacagacacaggggacacagacagacagacacaggggaacacagacagacagacacaggggaacacagacagacagacacaggggaacacagacagacagacacaggggaacacagacagacagacacaggggacacagacagacagacacagggggacacagacagacagacacagggggacacagacagacagacacagggggacacagacagacagacacaggggacacagacagacagacacagggggacacagacagacagacacagggggacacagacagacagacacagggggacacagacagacagacacaggggaacacagacagacagacacaggggaacacagacagacagacacaggggaacacagacagacagacacaggggaacacagacagacagacacaggggaacacagacagacagacacaggggaacacagacagacagacacaggggaacacagacagacagacacaggggaacacagacagacagacacaggggaacacagacagacagacacaggggaacacagacagacagacacaggggaacacagacagacagacacaggggaacacagacagacagacacaggggaacacagacagacagacacagggggaacacagacagacagacacaggggaacacagacagacagacacaggggaacacagacagacagacacaggggaacacagacagacagacacagggggacacagacagacagacacaggggaacacagacagacagacacaggggaacacagacagacagacacaggggacacagacagacagacacaggggaacacagacagacagacacaggggaacacagacagacagacacaggggaacacagacagacagacacaggggaacacagacagacagacacaggggaacacagacagacagacacaggggaacacagacagacagacacaggggaacacagacagacagacacaggggaacacagacagacagacacaggggaacacagacagacagacacaggggaacacagacagacagacacaggggaacacagacagacagacacagggggaacacagacagacagacacaggggaacacagacagacagacacaggggaacacagacagacagacacaggggaacacagacagacagacacaggggaacacagacagacagacacaggggaacacagacagacagacacaggggaacacagacagacagacacagggggacacagacagacagacacagggggacacagacagacagacacagggggacacagacagacagacacaggggaacacaGACAGACATTACACCGCCCAACAGACGTGAAACAAATATCTTAAAGATACTGCACTAGCGcacctcctgtggcattgcacagacCGGAACCACAGGGGGTTcgaggggtgaaggggggagtgaggggagtgggggggagggggttcggTCCCggttcccggggggggggggggggggaggttcggTCCCggttcccgggggggggggggggaggttcggTCCCggttccggggggggggggaggttcggTCCCggttcccggggggggggggggggggaggttcggTCCCggttcccggggggggggggagggggttcggTCCCggttcccggggggggggggagggggttcggTCCCGGTTCCGCGCCTTTAAGCGAAGCCCCGCCTCCTCCGCCGTGATTTGTGTCGGAGGAGGTTTAATCCCGGCGGCCCCACCGTTTACCGTTGAAGCGCACGGCCGCACGGCGCCCTGTTTACACTCGAGGGCCCGGAGCCGGACGGTCGGGAACTGCGGGCCCCGCGGCTTCGGGACCGGGAAAGTCATCCCGGGGAGAGCGGGGTCTGGGCCTGCGGACCGACTTCCGGTTCCGGGTAAAGGTCACGGCGGCGCCTCGCTCAACAACAAGATGGCGGATCCCAGGCGGCCCAACAAAATCCTGCGGTGAGTCCGGGCCCGGGGGGAGGGGTCGAGGTTCGGGGTTCGGGGGTCGAGGGTCGGGGGTTCGGGGGTCGAGGGTCGGGGGGGTCGAGGGTCGGGGGGTTCGAGGGTCGGGGGGTTCGGGGGTCGAGGGTCGGGGGGTTcggggggagagggtcggggttCAGGATTCAGggcaggggtgagggtgaggggtcaggggtcggaggtgggggtggggtgaggaggtgggggtggggtcaggggtggggtcgggggtcggaggtgggggtggggtgaggaggtggggtgaggggtcgggggtggggtgaggagggtggggtgaggggttggggtcaggggtcgggggtggggtgaggggtggggtcaggggtcggaggtgggggtggggtgaggaggtggggttggggtcaggggtcggaggtgggggggtgggtgaggagggtgaggggtgggtcaggggtcggaggtgggggtggggtgaggaggtgggggtgagggtcagggtcggaggTGGGTTTGTCGGGTCCTCAGTCTCTGAAACTCTTTGTTTTATTCCAGTTACAAACCGCCCGCCAGCGACAACAACCCGACTCTGGAGGACCCGACCCCCGACTACATGAACCTGCTGGGGATGATCTTCAGTATGTGCGGGCTGATGCTGAAGGTACTCGAGTCCAATTCTCGCCCCTGTCCCGGTGTCAGTGCCCGACACTGGTCGATATTTCTGAGGCATCGCAGTGAATGGCAGTCAGCTATTCAGCTGTGAGGGCATCGTGCCTGATGTCTGCACAGGAGCCTTTGGATAATGATCGTGAGCAGGACCCCGGCCTGACCTTTCCCGAGCTGGGTCTGGGGTCCGACAGGGTCTGGGTTTGGGGTCTGGGATTTGCAATTCCTGGGCTCtgaccgctctctcctctcttccaGTTGAAGTGGTGTGCCTGGATCGCTGTTTACTGCTCTTTCATCAGCTTCGCAAACTCACGCAGCTCCGAAGACACCAAACAGATGATGAGCTCATGTGAGTGAAACCATTACTTTTAAATAATTCTCTtcacctcaggtcatcccaacgtgctttacagtcgatgaagtacttttgaacatagaaaatgcagcagccaatttgtgcacagcaagatcccacaaacagcaatgtgataatggccagataatctgttttagtgatgttggttgagggataaatatcggcccaggacaccagggagaactcccctgctcttctttgaatagtgccgtgtgggtttttacatccacctgagagggcagactgggcctcggtttaacatctcatctgaaagacggccctCCGacggggcggcgctccctcagtactgcccctccgacggggcggcgctccctcagtactgcccctccgacagggcggcgctccctcagtactgaccctccgacagggcggcgctccctcagtactgaccctccgacagggcggcgctccctcagtactgaccctccgacagggcggcgctccctcagtactgaccctccgacagggcggcgctccctcagtactgcccctccgacagggcggcgctccctcagtactgaccctccgacagggcagcactccctcagtactgcccctccgatggggcggcgctccctcagtattgcactggggagTGACGGCCTACATTATGCGCATAAGTCCCtggagtagggttgaggtcacaatcagatcagccatgatcttatcaaatggcagagcaggattgaggggccgaatggcctactcctgctcttaattgatAGGTTCGTGGGGTTTGAACACACAACCTCCCGACTCTGAGGTGAGATTGTTACCCACTGGGTCACGACTGAGACCTGAAGGCTTCTGAAACCTGGGATTAAACATTGAGATGACAGACCTGCATTTATAAACACAAACTGTTGTTGGATTGGCAGCTGGACAGAGAAATCCTCGCTGGGGAGGTGAAAAAAAGAGCATTTGGGGAAGAAGAGTAAAGGGACAGTCGTGGGGGGAGGGACGAGCTCTGCGATTGGTTTGTGAAGAGTTAATGCGGACGACCCCTGACCCCTTTCTGTCTTTGTTTTGCAGGTTGTCTATTTCAGCAGTGGTGATGTCATACCTGCAGAACCCGCAGCCCATGTCTCCCCCCTGGTAACGGGGCCCGGGGGTACtgtacccgctctctcccccctggtAACGGGGCCCGGGGgtactgtaccctctctctccccctggtaacGTGGCACAGGAGTACtgtacccgctctctcccccctggtAACGGGGCCCGGGGGTACtgtacccgctctctcccccctggtAACGGGGCCCGGGGGTACtgtacccgctctctccccctggtaACGGGGCCCGGGGGTACtgtacccgctctctcccccctggtAACGGGGCCCGGGGGGGTACtgtacccgctctctcccccctggtAACGGGGCACAGGAGTACtgtacccgctctctcccccctggtAACGGGGCCCGGGGGGTACtgtacccgctctctccccctggtaACGGGGCCCGGGGGTACTGTACCCGCTCTCCCCCCTGGTAACGGGGCTCGGGGGGTACtgtacccactctctcccccctggtaACGGGGCCCGGGGGGTACTGTACCTGCTCTCTCCCCCCTGGTAACGGGGCCCGGGGGGTACTGTACCTGCTCTCTCCCCCCTGGTAACGGGGCCCGGGGGGTACtgtacccgctctctccccctggtaACGGGGCCCGGGGGTACTgtacccgctctctccctctcccccctggtaACGGGGCCCGGGGGGTACtgtacccgctctctcccccctggtAACGGGGCCCGGGGGGTACtgtacccgctctctcccccctggtAACGGGGCACGGGGGTACTGtacccgctctccctctcccccctggtaACGGGGTACGCTCATCATACcagtcctcctccccctccgccaACCCGCAGCCCATCTCTCCCCCTGGTAACGGGGCCCGGGGGGTACtgtacccgctctctcccccctggtAACGGGGCCCGGGGGTACTGTACCCGCTCTCCCCCCTGGTAACGGGGCCCGGGGGTACTGTACCCGCTCTCCCCCCTGGTAATGGGGCCCGGGGGGTACTgtacccgctctctccctcctggtaACGGGGCCCAGGGGTACTGTACCCGCTCTCCCCCCTGGTAACGGGGCACAGGGGGGGTACTgtacccgctctctccctctcccccctggtGATGGGGCCCGGGGGGTACTgtacccgctctctccctctcctccctggtaACGGGGCACGGGGGTACTgtacccgctctctccctctcccactcgtaACGGGGCACGGGGGTACTgtacccgctctctccctctccccctggtaaCGGGGCCCGGGGGTACTGTACCCGCTCGCCCCCCCTGGTAATGGGGCACGGGGGTACTgtacccgctctctccctctcccactcgtaACGGGGCACGGGGGTACTgtacccgctctctccctctccccctggtaaCGGGGCCCGGGGGTACTGTACCCGCTCGCCCCCCCTGGTAACGGGGCCCGGGGATACTgtacccgctctctccctctcccccctggtaACGGGGTACGCTCATCATACcagtcctcctccccctccgccgACACTCTTGTTCCAGAGTCTCTGCTGCTCCTGACCTCCCGGTGATGGGCCAATCCCCGGACACAAGTTGAGTTGTACAAACACCAGATGTTGCAGACATGTTACTGTGAGGCCTCCAGCAGAATCGACTTACTcaaaaatatgaataaaatatCATTTATCAGCTCTGAAGGAATTTTATGATTACTTTGAACCTTTTAATTGTGACTTTGGATCATTGAAACCGTGTTTTGTGTAAATGAAGGGAGGATGGACTTTGGGTGGGGTCGGCTGTAGCCAggggtcagtcgtggctcagtgggtctgagtcagaaggttgtgggttcatgtcccactccagggaattgagcacataatccaggctgatactcccagtgtggtactgagggagcgctgccctgtcggagggtcagtactgagggagcgctgccctgtcggagggtcagtactgagggagcgctgccctgtcagagggtcagtactgagggagcgccgccctgtcggagggtcagtactgagggagcgccgccctgtcggagggtcagtactgagggagcgccgccctgtcggagggtcagtactgagggagtgctgaactgtcggagggtcagtactgagggagcgccgccctgtcggagggtcagtactgagggagcgccgccctgtcttttggatgagacattaagccaagggccccgtctgccccctcaggtggacataaaagatcccagggcactatgtgaagaagagcaggggagttctccccagtgtcctgggccaatattagtTTGTCCATCCAGTATTCTCCGTCTGGGGGTCCATTCCAAGAACTTCCTGCCATCAGGCCTGAATTTGCCTCCAGGAGCCCGAGATTGCAGGGCTGACCCCGGGCGGTGTGGTGACCCAGGGGGCAAAGGTCACCCCTGCCAATCCCCCAAACCCTGAGTTGCCAATCGCAGGGCAGAGGCACATGGGAGGTCACCATCGGGTCAGCGAGGGGAGGTCACCGTCAGGTCACCAAGGGAAGGTCACCGAGGGGAGGTCACCGTCAAGGTCAGCG
This window of the Heptranchias perlo isolate sHepPer1 unplaced genomic scaffold, sHepPer1.hap1 HAP1_SCAFFOLD_1909, whole genome shotgun sequence genome carries:
- the wdr83os gene encoding protein Asterix, whose product is MADPRRPNKILRYKPPASDNNPTLEDPTPDYMNLLGMIFSMCGLMLKLKWCAWIAVYCSFISFANSRSSEDTKQMMSSCELSISAVVMSYLQNPQPMSPPW